From Anaerotruncus rubiinfantis:
CCCGATTGGGGAACTTTCCTCATTTGCATCGCAGTATGCGGAGGTCCTGGGTAAAATCGGCGGCTATCCGGTTGTGGTCTGCGACCGTGACCATGTGATCAGCGTGGCGGGCATCCCCAAAAAGGAATTGCTCGAACGCCGCGTATCCCCGCAGCTCGAAGAAGTGATGGAACAGCGCCGCAGCTTTGCGGTGACCGGCGACGGACGAAAGATGCAGCCGGTGGAAGGTGTCGACCGTTTTGCGCTGGTACAGGCACCGATCATCGCAGCGGGCGATGTCTGCGGGAGCCTGATGTTCCTGGCGGGGGATAACCCGAGCCCGGCGACCGATACCGAAATCAAACTGATCCAGGTGGGCGCGGCATTCCTCGGCCGCCAGATGGAGGAATAACCCATGGCGGAAAAGGGAAAAAAGCCGTGTGACGCACAGCTTTCGCCGCAGGCGAAGAACCGTGTGAGCCGTGTAGTTTCACAGATGATTTCAACGCCGCCCAGCCACACTGATCCGAACGGGAG
This genomic window contains:
- a CDS encoding stage V sporulation T C-terminal domain-containing protein — translated: MKATGIVRRIDDLGRVVIPKEIRRTMRIREGDPLEIYTDNDGEVIFKKYSPIGELSSFASQYAEVLGKIGGYPVVVCDRDHVISVAGIPKKELLERRVSPQLEEVMEQRRSFAVTGDGRKMQPVEGVDRFALVQAPIIAAGDVCGSLMFLAGDNPSPATDTEIKLIQVGAAFLGRQMEE